A window from Plectropomus leopardus isolate mb chromosome 3, YSFRI_Pleo_2.0, whole genome shotgun sequence encodes these proteins:
- the cyldl gene encoding ubiquitin carboxyl-terminal hydrolase CYLD isoform X2, whose amino-acid sequence MTSSDTLYFMITRKPEYPAHIKPGSICYISKFNHKKLFNSAHSPPKIPVFFLSAQIKMDYCVDVNSMESLSVDEADLLQGLSKDAERLEWFKDRDALQTALGLTVGTAVTVEKEEEKLRGIIRYIGGLTEPSFPCQLPGRFFGIELLGEDRKKGNTDGSYQHKYHFSCDKDCGIFAPFSRVRPLVPSSFSPSNPKHSSQPEAEELYTPEELNTGDRVTYFISGECRHGMVVCVQEKDGEHIVRISTDTDENGQRGGEVDVPLDMVAKGEVPAEPENMDVDTPPMEPNTGDLYLDLTVNSVVEVTLAKGNSFGIIRWIGSLPGGKETMAGLELEEDTGVSDGTFKGERFFHCPLKRALFVKLSSCRPDSRFQSPSANNSKRKPTQDDTETETDHSTGKLETVPPISTEQVQQILIGRMKGIQGHCNSCYMDAALFSLFSCSSVLDSMLFKSTQPQDAPIQKTLLHNIVNPLRSNGFVAGRHIMKLREQLQRHGYSHSFTTDEKDPEEFLTIIMHHILALDPLLKLSAGGKVQESYCYQIFLDQNHSLVLPTVQQLLEHSFHTAGLKLAEVPSCLILQMPRFGKKFKMFDKIIPSLELDITDLLSEGPQQCMLCGNLAQLECPDCFTDPLFSQTGFKVFCRACSAQVHSHPQRRSHQPAALDIPKGYLGRFVPHALIRDKLELFAVLCIETSHYVSFIKHGPSSQDWIFFDSMADREGETDGFNIPEVHACPEVGTYLEMSPAELANQVPRDMKGVAKRLFCDAYMYLYQSPSMCLYR is encoded by the exons ATGACGTCATCAGACACCCTGTACTTCATGATAACAAGAAAACCTGAATATCCAGCACACATCAAGCCTGGCAGCATATGCTACATCAGTAAATTCAACCACAAAAAGTTATTCAACAGCGCTCATTCTCCCCCAAAAATACCTGTCTTCTTCCTGAGTGCACAAATAAAGATGGATTATTGTGTAGATGTGAACAGTATGGAATCACTGAGTGTAGATGAAGCCGACCTGTTGCAGGGCTTGTCCAAAGACGCAGAGAGACTGGAGTGGTTCAAAGACAGAGATGCTCTTCAAACAGCACTTGGACTCACTGTAGGTACTGCAGTGACTGtggagaaagaagaagagaagctTAGAGGCATCATCCGCTACATAGGAGGACTTACAGAGCCATCATTCCCCTGTCAGTTACCAGGAAGGTTCTTCGGCATTGAACTGCTG GGAGAAGACAGGAAGAAAGGGAACACTGATGGGTCCTACCAGCATAAATACCACTTCTCCTGTGACAAAGATTGTGGCATTTTTGCCCCTTTCTCCAGAGTCAGGCCTTTGGTTCCCAGCTCCTTCTCCCCCTCCAACCCCAAGCATTCCTCACAGCCAGAAGCAGAAGAGCTGTACACACCAGAGGAGCTGAACACAGGAGATAGAGTCACTTACTTCATCAGTGGTGAATGCCGACATGGAatggtggtgtgtgtgcaggaaaaGGACGGAGAGCATATTGTCCGGATCTCCACA gaCACAGATGAGAATGGACAGAGAGGGGGTGAAGTCGATGTTCCACTAGACATGGTTGCTAAGGGGGAGGTGCCCGCAG AGCCAGAGAACATGGATGTTGATACACCCCCGATGGAGCCAAACACCGGGGATCTGTACTTGGATCTGACGGTGAACTCTGTGGTGGAGGTGACCTTGGCTAAGGGCAATTCATTTGGAATCATCCGCTGGATCGGCTCTCTGCCTGGGGGAAAGGAAACCATGGCTGGACTAGAGCTG GAGGAAGACACTGGAGTGAGTGATGGCACCTTCAAAGGTGAGCGTTTCTTCCATTGTCCCCTCAAGAGAGCTCTGTTCGTGAAGCTTAGTTCCTGCCGTCCTGACTCGCGATTTCAGAGCCCATCAGCCAATAACAGCAAGAGGAAGCCAACACAGGACGACACAG AGACGGAGACAGATCACAGCACAGGGAAGCTGGAGACTGTCCCTCCTATCAGCACAGAGCAGGTTCAGCAGATTTTGATTGGACGAATGAAGGGGATCCAAGGACACTGCAACTCCTGCTACATGGACGCTGCTCTCTTCAG CTTGTTTTCCTGCTCCTCTGTGTTGGACTCCATGCTGTTCAAATCAACACAACCTCAAGATGCCCCAATCCAGAAAACCCTTCTCCATAACATTGTTAATCCCCTGCGCAG TAATGGCTTTGTGGCAGGACGGCACATCATGAAGCTCcgggagcagctgcagagacacgGCTACAGTCACTCCTTTACCACTGATGAGAAAG ATCCAGAGGAGTTCCTGACCATCATTATGCACCACATTCTCGCTCTGGATCCTCTACTCAAACT CTCAGCGGGCGGTAAAGTGCAGGAGAGTTACTGCTATCAGATCTTCTTGGACCAGAACCACAGCCTGGTGCTGCCGACagtccagcagctgctggaacATTCATTCCACACTGCAGGACTCAAACTGGCTGAG GTGCCGTCCTGCCTCATCCTCCAGATGCCTCGCTTTGGGAAGAAATTCAAGATGTTTGACAAGATCATTCCCTCTCTGGAGCTTGACATCACCGACCTCCTTTCTGAAG GTCCTCAGCAGTGCATGCTGTGTGGAAACTTGGCCCAGTTAGAGTGCCCTGACTGTTTTACAGATCCTCTCTTCAGCCAGACGGGATTTAAAGTCTTCTGCAGGGCATGTTCAGCACAG gttcACTCTCATCCTCAGCGCCGCTCCCATCAGCCAGCTGCTCTGGATATCCCCAAGGGCTATTTGGGTCGCTTCGTACCTCACGCTCTGATCAGAGACAAGCTGGAGCTGTTCGCTGTGCTCTGCATCGAGACGAGCCACTACGTGTCCTTCATCAAACACGGACCCAGCAGCCAAGACTGGATCTTCTTTGACAGCATGGCCGACAGAGAAG GAGAGACAGACGGCTTCAACATCCCAGAGGTTCATGCCTGCCCCGAGGTCGGCACATATCTGGAAATGTCTCCCGCAGAGCTGGCCAATCAGGTGCCTCGAGACATGAAAGGTGTGGCCAAACGTCTCTTCTGTGACGCCTACATGTACCTGTATCAGAGCCCGAGCATGTGTCTCTATCGCTGA
- the cyldl gene encoding ubiquitin carboxyl-terminal hydrolase CYLD isoform X1: MTSSDTLYFMITRKPEYPAHIKPGSICYISKFNHKKLFNSAHSPPKIPVFFLSAQIKMDYCVDVNSMESLSVDEADLLQGLSKDAERLEWFKDRDALQTALGLTVGTAVTVEKEEEKLRGIIRYIGGLTEPSFPCQLPGRFFGIELLGEDRKKGNTDGSYQHKYHFSCDKDCGIFAPFSRVRPLVPSSFSPSNPKHSSQPEAEELYTPEELNTGDRVTYFISGECRHGMVVCVQEKDGEHIVRISTDTDENGQRGGEVDVPLDMVAKGEVPAEPENMDVDTPPMEPNTGDLYLDLTVNSVVEVTLAKGNSFGIIRWIGSLPGGKETMAGLELEEDTGVSDGTFKGERFFHCPLKRALFVKLSSCRPDSRFQSPSANNSKRKPTQDDTETETDHSTGKLETVPPISTEQVQQILIGRMKGIQGHCNSCYMDAALFSLFSCSSVLDSMLFKSTQPQDAPIQKTLLHNIVNPLRSNGFVAGRHIMKLREQLQRHGYSHSFTTDEKDPEEFLTIIMHHILALDPLLKLSAGGKVQESYCYQIFLDQNHSLVLPTVQQLLEHSFHTAGLKLAEVRSHGFLCCAHKCVRSSYFIVTYLQVPSCLILQMPRFGKKFKMFDKIIPSLELDITDLLSEGPQQCMLCGNLAQLECPDCFTDPLFSQTGFKVFCRACSAQVHSHPQRRSHQPAALDIPKGYLGRFVPHALIRDKLELFAVLCIETSHYVSFIKHGPSSQDWIFFDSMADREGETDGFNIPEVHACPEVGTYLEMSPAELANQVPRDMKGVAKRLFCDAYMYLYQSPSMCLYR, from the exons ATGACGTCATCAGACACCCTGTACTTCATGATAACAAGAAAACCTGAATATCCAGCACACATCAAGCCTGGCAGCATATGCTACATCAGTAAATTCAACCACAAAAAGTTATTCAACAGCGCTCATTCTCCCCCAAAAATACCTGTCTTCTTCCTGAGTGCACAAATAAAGATGGATTATTGTGTAGATGTGAACAGTATGGAATCACTGAGTGTAGATGAAGCCGACCTGTTGCAGGGCTTGTCCAAAGACGCAGAGAGACTGGAGTGGTTCAAAGACAGAGATGCTCTTCAAACAGCACTTGGACTCACTGTAGGTACTGCAGTGACTGtggagaaagaagaagagaagctTAGAGGCATCATCCGCTACATAGGAGGACTTACAGAGCCATCATTCCCCTGTCAGTTACCAGGAAGGTTCTTCGGCATTGAACTGCTG GGAGAAGACAGGAAGAAAGGGAACACTGATGGGTCCTACCAGCATAAATACCACTTCTCCTGTGACAAAGATTGTGGCATTTTTGCCCCTTTCTCCAGAGTCAGGCCTTTGGTTCCCAGCTCCTTCTCCCCCTCCAACCCCAAGCATTCCTCACAGCCAGAAGCAGAAGAGCTGTACACACCAGAGGAGCTGAACACAGGAGATAGAGTCACTTACTTCATCAGTGGTGAATGCCGACATGGAatggtggtgtgtgtgcaggaaaaGGACGGAGAGCATATTGTCCGGATCTCCACA gaCACAGATGAGAATGGACAGAGAGGGGGTGAAGTCGATGTTCCACTAGACATGGTTGCTAAGGGGGAGGTGCCCGCAG AGCCAGAGAACATGGATGTTGATACACCCCCGATGGAGCCAAACACCGGGGATCTGTACTTGGATCTGACGGTGAACTCTGTGGTGGAGGTGACCTTGGCTAAGGGCAATTCATTTGGAATCATCCGCTGGATCGGCTCTCTGCCTGGGGGAAAGGAAACCATGGCTGGACTAGAGCTG GAGGAAGACACTGGAGTGAGTGATGGCACCTTCAAAGGTGAGCGTTTCTTCCATTGTCCCCTCAAGAGAGCTCTGTTCGTGAAGCTTAGTTCCTGCCGTCCTGACTCGCGATTTCAGAGCCCATCAGCCAATAACAGCAAGAGGAAGCCAACACAGGACGACACAG AGACGGAGACAGATCACAGCACAGGGAAGCTGGAGACTGTCCCTCCTATCAGCACAGAGCAGGTTCAGCAGATTTTGATTGGACGAATGAAGGGGATCCAAGGACACTGCAACTCCTGCTACATGGACGCTGCTCTCTTCAG CTTGTTTTCCTGCTCCTCTGTGTTGGACTCCATGCTGTTCAAATCAACACAACCTCAAGATGCCCCAATCCAGAAAACCCTTCTCCATAACATTGTTAATCCCCTGCGCAG TAATGGCTTTGTGGCAGGACGGCACATCATGAAGCTCcgggagcagctgcagagacacgGCTACAGTCACTCCTTTACCACTGATGAGAAAG ATCCAGAGGAGTTCCTGACCATCATTATGCACCACATTCTCGCTCTGGATCCTCTACTCAAACT CTCAGCGGGCGGTAAAGTGCAGGAGAGTTACTGCTATCAGATCTTCTTGGACCAGAACCACAGCCTGGTGCTGCCGACagtccagcagctgctggaacATTCATTCCACACTGCAGGACTCAAACTGGCTGAGGTGAGATCCCATGGATTTCTGTGTTGCGCTCATAAATG TGTGCGATCTTCTTATTTCATTGTAACGTACTTGCAGGTGCCGTCCTGCCTCATCCTCCAGATGCCTCGCTTTGGGAAGAAATTCAAGATGTTTGACAAGATCATTCCCTCTCTGGAGCTTGACATCACCGACCTCCTTTCTGAAG GTCCTCAGCAGTGCATGCTGTGTGGAAACTTGGCCCAGTTAGAGTGCCCTGACTGTTTTACAGATCCTCTCTTCAGCCAGACGGGATTTAAAGTCTTCTGCAGGGCATGTTCAGCACAG gttcACTCTCATCCTCAGCGCCGCTCCCATCAGCCAGCTGCTCTGGATATCCCCAAGGGCTATTTGGGTCGCTTCGTACCTCACGCTCTGATCAGAGACAAGCTGGAGCTGTTCGCTGTGCTCTGCATCGAGACGAGCCACTACGTGTCCTTCATCAAACACGGACCCAGCAGCCAAGACTGGATCTTCTTTGACAGCATGGCCGACAGAGAAG GAGAGACAGACGGCTTCAACATCCCAGAGGTTCATGCCTGCCCCGAGGTCGGCACATATCTGGAAATGTCTCCCGCAGAGCTGGCCAATCAGGTGCCTCGAGACATGAAAGGTGTGGCCAAACGTCTCTTCTGTGACGCCTACATGTACCTGTATCAGAGCCCGAGCATGTGTCTCTATCGCTGA